A genomic window from Camelina sativa cultivar DH55 chromosome 2, Cs, whole genome shotgun sequence includes:
- the LOC104753453 gene encoding transcription factor 25-like yields the protein MFGSEESKLHGNREGEEEDEHAGDALGGLFLYNRYATLIGVEDDEGVILYSGIEVGKADHYSQESEELGADHYSQVYGSVLAISFRKSRGRFGQQQRGSDGVYHPKGTILTSVLKDWPRWDHSLSMEFLGISNENGHKLFKYTRLQPYEDAQLIFDQAQNNLYMENVETVLREFPYHTDSLISSSEFFDLLGIHKSALETCKMLLSLHDPTYAMLCVDYFALREREYGWQERFADEYRGDNSLWLLPNFSYSLAVARLYLEKTETDSSKPSSLDLMKQALILYPTVLGRLVVKVPLESEKWDQIVKHPYFHSNEFDYPTLDHLINIYIERSYLIWRPYANKLLMEEAALETIILLDSNLTDARDWDLLRKKAFPSNINQYSHLSIHDFSNESPTIPQDVGNPLREDD from the exons ATGTTTGGGAGTGAAGAATCTAAACTCCATGGGAACCGTGAGggtgaggaagaagacgagCACGCTGGTGATGCATTGGGAGGGCTTTTCTTGTATAATAGGTATGCTACCTTGATCGGAGTCGAAGACGACGAAG gggTTATACTGTATAGTGGTATAGAAGTGGGCAAGGCTGACCATTACTCTCAAGAATCAGAAGAACTTGGTGCTGACCATTACTCTCAA GTGTATGGTTCAGTACTAGCTATATCATTTAGGAAAAGCCGTGGTCGTTTTGGTCAGCAACAAAGGGGAAGTGATGGGGTCTATCACCCGAAAGGCACTATTTTGACATCTGTTTTGAAAGATTGGCCTCGCTGGGATCACTCCCTCTCAATGGAGTTTTTAGGCATAAGCAATGAAAATGGACATAAGTTGTTCAA GTATACTCGTTTACAACCATATGAGGATGCCCAGTTGATATTCGACCAAGCACAAAACAATTTGTATATGGAAAATGTGGAGACTGTGCTGCGTGAGTTTCCATATCATACAGATTCATTGATCTCTTCCTCAGAGTTCTTTGATCTTCTAG GGATTCACAAGTCAGCTTTAGAAACCTGCAAAATGCTGCTTTCTCTTCATGATCCAACATATGCTATGTTGTGTGTCGACTATTTTGCATTGAGGGAGAGAGAATATGGTTGGCAGGAAAGATTTGCTGATGAGTATAGAGGAGATAACTCACTTTGGCTCCTCCCAAATTTCTCTTATTCACTTGCTGTTGCTCGTCTCTACCTTGAGAAGACTGAGACTGACTCTTCAAAGCCAAGCTCCTTGGATCTGATGAAACAAGCTTTGATACTCTATCCAACAGTACTAGGAAGGCTCGTGGTTAAAGTGCCTCTTGAAAGTGAAAAGTGGGATCAAATTGTCAAGCATCCATACTTCCACTCCAATGAATTTGATTACCCAACCTTAGACCACCTCATCAACATCTACATTGAGAGAAGCTATCTGATTTGGAGGCCATATGCTAATAAATTGCTTATGGAGGAAGCTGCTCTTGAGACCATCATTTTGTTAGATTCAAACCTCACTGATGCAAGGGACTGGGATCTCTTAAGGAAAAAAGCCTTTCCTTCAAATATCAATCA GTACTCTCATCTATCCATCCATGACTTTTCTAATGAATCCCCAACTATCCCACAAGATGTGGGGAACCCTCTTCGAGAAGACGACTAA